One part of the Sphingobacterium sp. LZ7M1 genome encodes these proteins:
- a CDS encoding outer membrane protein assembly factor BamD yields the protein MFLKNHVFSLIVGLFLLLGLGSCKSKFEKLRASNNVQMKYQEAVKYYEKEKYSKALTLFQDLLAKYRGTADAEDLNYYTAFAAYRLKDYISARFHFKNFADNYPNSPRAEECRFMSAYCYYLDSPRSNLDQDNTRKAIDQLQLFVNLYPESERAKEAGDLIQNLRDKLEKKAFDNAKLYFNMGLPDDYRAAVIALENVLKIYPDTKHAEDIEYLLVKSQYLFADNSYPHRQEERFNQMIDYYDSFMEHYPESKYNNELNGLRGSADRKIASALKIMANDEKMRKQREEDLGIATPNGVPIETENNNQQ from the coding sequence ATGTTTTTAAAGAATCATGTATTTAGCCTAATTGTCGGCTTGTTTCTTTTATTGGGCTTGGGTAGTTGTAAGAGTAAATTCGAAAAACTACGCGCAAGCAATAACGTACAAATGAAGTATCAAGAAGCTGTAAAGTACTACGAAAAAGAGAAGTACTCTAAAGCTTTGACCTTATTTCAAGATCTGTTGGCCAAATACCGTGGCACAGCTGATGCTGAAGATCTAAACTATTACACTGCTTTTGCTGCCTATCGTCTTAAAGATTATATCTCAGCAAGATTTCACTTTAAAAACTTTGCAGATAATTATCCAAACAGCCCTAGAGCTGAGGAATGTCGGTTTATGTCTGCATACTGTTATTATTTAGATTCTCCACGATCAAATTTAGATCAAGACAATACACGTAAGGCGATTGACCAACTTCAACTCTTTGTGAACCTGTACCCTGAGTCGGAACGAGCAAAAGAGGCTGGTGATTTGATCCAAAACCTTCGTGACAAATTAGAGAAGAAAGCTTTTGACAATGCCAAATTGTATTTCAATATGGGATTGCCAGATGATTACCGTGCAGCTGTGATCGCATTGGAAAATGTATTAAAAATATATCCAGACACCAAGCACGCAGAAGATATCGAATATCTATTGGTAAAATCACAATATCTTTTTGCCGATAACTCCTACCCTCACCGTCAAGAGGAAAGATTCAATCAGATGATTGATTATTACGACAGCTTTATGGAGCATTACCCTGAGAGCAAGTACAACAATGAGTTGAACGGCCTTCGCGGAAGTGCGGACAGAAAGATTGCCTCTGCCCTGAAGATCATGGCTAATGACGAAAAAATGAGGAAACAACGTGAAGAAGACTTAGGTATTGCAACACCAAATGGTGTTCCAATCGAGACCGAGAATAACAATCAACAATAA
- a CDS encoding DNA-directed RNA polymerase subunit omega yields the protein MNQNKNTVPNSTVTRDLRELDQTTDNLYESIVVISKRANQIAVDMKEELNQKLSEFASSNDNLEEVFENREQIEISKHYERLPKPTLVAIDEFLHEKVYFRNPSKEQE from the coding sequence ATGAATCAGAATAAAAATACCGTTCCAAATTCAACAGTAACTCGCGATTTAAGAGAGTTAGACCAAACTACTGATAACCTTTACGAATCTATCGTTGTTATCAGCAAGCGTGCTAATCAAATCGCTGTAGATATGAAAGAGGAGTTAAACCAAAAATTGTCAGAGTTTGCTAGCAGCAATGATAATTTAGAGGAAGTGTTTGAAAACCGTGAGCAAATTGAAATCTCTAAGCACTACGAAAGATTGCCAAAACCAACTTTAGTAGCTATCGACGAGTTTTTACACGAGAAAGTATATTTCAGAAACCCATCTAAAGAACAAGAGTAA
- the coaBC gene encoding bifunctional phosphopantothenoylcysteine decarboxylase/phosphopantothenate--cysteine ligase CoaBC: protein MSLRDKHIVIGISGSIAAYKIATLVRLLRKAEASVQVIMTQEATQFITPLTLSTLSNNPVFVEYYDQKTGEWNNHVHIAESADLILIAPATANTLAKCAQGICDNLLQAVYLSAKSKVFLAPAMDLDMWIHPSVKNNIHLLQSYGNVIIPPGKGDLASGLVGEGRLAEPEEIFQFIQDYFESDKPLSGKKALVSAGPTYEAIDPVRFIGNHSSGKMGYAIAKELSSLGAEVTLVSGPTALSTPEGVKRVNIQSAAEMFDACSKYFDQADITVMSAAVADYTPTEVADQKIKKKAEDFSISLKKTTDILASLGAKKTEKQTLVGFALETNNELENAIGKLKRKNLDFIVLNSMQDKGAGFAHDTNKITVINKKEEILSFDLKSKEEVAKDICALILAHQNL, encoded by the coding sequence ATGTCTTTAAGAGACAAACATATTGTAATTGGTATAAGCGGCAGCATCGCCGCTTATAAGATTGCAACATTGGTAAGATTACTGAGAAAAGCAGAAGCCTCCGTTCAGGTTATCATGACCCAGGAAGCTACTCAATTCATTACTCCACTTACTCTTTCTACCCTTTCCAATAACCCCGTTTTCGTTGAATATTACGACCAAAAAACAGGGGAATGGAATAACCATGTCCATATTGCCGAATCGGCAGACCTCATTTTAATTGCTCCAGCTACTGCAAATACTTTGGCAAAATGTGCCCAAGGTATCTGCGACAATCTTCTTCAAGCAGTCTATCTTTCTGCAAAAAGCAAGGTTTTCTTAGCTCCGGCAATGGATTTGGACATGTGGATACACCCATCTGTCAAAAACAACATCCATCTGCTCCAATCCTACGGAAATGTGATCATCCCTCCGGGAAAAGGAGATCTGGCCAGCGGACTGGTAGGTGAAGGTAGACTGGCAGAACCGGAAGAAATCTTCCAGTTTATCCAAGACTATTTCGAATCCGATAAACCGCTTTCTGGAAAGAAAGCCCTGGTTTCAGCAGGACCAACCTATGAAGCTATCGATCCAGTTCGTTTCATTGGCAATCATTCCAGCGGAAAGATGGGTTATGCCATTGCGAAGGAACTCAGCAGCCTTGGCGCTGAAGTGACCCTAGTCAGTGGTCCAACAGCTTTGAGCACGCCAGAGGGCGTAAAAAGGGTCAATATTCAGTCTGCAGCAGAGATGTTTGATGCATGCAGCAAATACTTTGATCAAGCCGACATCACGGTCATGAGCGCAGCCGTTGCGGACTATACCCCTACCGAAGTTGCCGATCAGAAAATCAAGAAAAAAGCCGAAGACTTCAGCATATCCCTTAAAAAAACAACGGATATCTTAGCTAGCCTTGGAGCAAAAAAGACAGAAAAGCAGACGCTGGTTGGATTTGCACTAGAGACAAACAATGAGTTGGAAAATGCAATTGGCAAGCTGAAGAGAAAAAACCTAGATTTTATAGTACTCAATTCCATGCAGGATAAGGGTGCCGGTTTTGCACACGACACCAATAAAATCACGGTCATCAATAAAAAAGAAGAGATACTTTCATTTGATCTAAAAAGCAAGGAGGAAGTGGCAAAGGATATTTGTGCTTTGATCTTAGCCCATCAAAATCTATAA
- a CDS encoding SRPBCC domain-containing protein has product MKEFKKYYIIPATPEELYRALTTEITIRLWTGDLVEIDPVPNGEFSMWDGAIQGKFLELEPFSKIVQEWYFGEQEEPSIVTLKLHEHKKGTSLEVRQSNIPDEAYDDIVDGWDDPYISSLMEFYDEEED; this is encoded by the coding sequence ATGAAAGAATTTAAAAAATATTATATCATACCTGCTACACCTGAGGAACTTTACAGAGCATTGACGACTGAAATAACCATCAGATTATGGACTGGCGACCTTGTAGAAATCGACCCAGTGCCCAATGGAGAATTCTCCATGTGGGATGGAGCCATTCAAGGAAAGTTCCTGGAATTGGAACCGTTCAGCAAAATTGTCCAGGAATGGTATTTCGGAGAGCAGGAAGAACCTTCCATCGTGACCCTGAAACTCCATGAACATAAAAAGGGTACTTCATTAGAAGTAAGGCAAAGCAACATTCCTGACGAGGCCTATGATGATATCGTCGATGGATGGGATGATCCCTATATTTCATCATTGATGGAATTTTATGACGAAGAAGAAGATTAA
- a CDS encoding c-type cytochrome: MKRTFNLFFLLPLMLGFPNFNENSELSQTKNNFTNQYGIRMGQDTLKTMSGAPSDLIMTEFTGPDLTPSPACLAVAPTGEVYVGVDMIGSLGKDMGKGFIRRFVDSDNNGSMDKHTDFARVDNPRGIFVLGDQVFVLHTTFDSKSGIATGMDLVVFEDKDKDGVADGDPKVLINGLSNAKYIQERGTDHATNGIRMGIDGWIYIAVGDFGFHNATGADGKKLTNLGGGVLRVRPDGTEMELYTHGLRNIYDVAIDPFMNIFTRDNTNDGGGWDIRFSHQIQSGEYGYPLLFQNFTEEIIPALAMLGGGSGTGSLYMDEDTWPEKYNKVPMMADWGRNFLYMHHVTPDGPSFKQKEEEFIKLPQITDVDVDGSGRLYLSAWDGAGYSGNPDKGYIVRVVPQGWTYKAFPEIKNASVAELKELLKSGSSTIRLYASQELVARASDEAATAALETAQDKNLPLSSRVAGIYTYAQVAKGKGVTALLDLAKEATVREFAYRALTDRLSTVDQVPTDPFVEGLKDPSVRVQAVSAVSLGRLGRPEVANSLLQVAVPASFIAPAKGKEGPHDVPNSAIILPHLAVKALVRLNAVNPAVGFLSTESPDLALWALRYMHDPRAVEGLIAAYGKTKDQKLKDKILVTLARLYKKEADYDASWWWGTRPDSHGPYYKAVDWASSPVIEKFLVAEGAKSSSSKKQYFADLNEKFRMEIAAFDIVEPKAIAEKQPTEKKVDLEKIKNQKGQVGKTSIEEVMIALRKVKGDPTKGKALFNKQGCHACHSVNKGEAMKGPFMGQIGGIMNREQIAESILRPNASISQGFSTVLVTTKDKKNFMGFVTQETASKLVLRDIAGNVNTINKSNVASRKEMPNSMMPAGLANSLTLEEFASLVSFLEKQK; this comes from the coding sequence ATGAAAAGAACATTTAATTTATTTTTTCTCCTTCCATTAATGTTGGGGTTCCCCAATTTTAATGAGAACTCAGAACTATCTCAAACTAAAAACAATTTCACTAATCAGTACGGTATCCGAATGGGACAGGATACTTTAAAAACCATGTCTGGTGCTCCATCCGATCTGATCATGACCGAATTTACCGGTCCAGATCTTACACCTTCGCCTGCCTGCCTAGCAGTTGCCCCTACTGGAGAAGTCTATGTAGGTGTGGATATGATCGGATCTCTGGGTAAGGATATGGGCAAAGGCTTTATCCGTCGATTTGTGGATTCGGATAATAACGGCAGCATGGATAAGCATACAGATTTCGCCCGCGTGGATAACCCAAGGGGAATCTTTGTCCTAGGCGATCAAGTATTTGTCCTGCACACGACATTTGATTCCAAATCAGGGATTGCAACAGGTATGGACCTTGTGGTATTTGAAGACAAGGATAAAGATGGTGTTGCAGATGGAGACCCTAAGGTATTGATCAATGGCTTAAGTAATGCCAAGTATATTCAAGAACGTGGTACGGACCATGCAACAAATGGGATTAGAATGGGAATCGATGGCTGGATCTATATCGCAGTTGGAGATTTTGGGTTCCATAATGCTACGGGTGCAGATGGCAAGAAATTGACCAATCTAGGCGGTGGTGTTTTGAGGGTCCGTCCTGATGGTACCGAAATGGAACTATATACACATGGCCTGCGCAATATTTATGATGTTGCAATCGATCCATTTATGAATATCTTCACCAGGGATAATACCAATGATGGTGGGGGCTGGGATATCCGTTTTTCCCATCAGATCCAATCTGGTGAATATGGTTATCCTTTATTGTTCCAAAACTTTACAGAAGAGATCATTCCGGCATTGGCCATGTTGGGTGGTGGTTCAGGAACAGGATCCTTATACATGGATGAGGATACTTGGCCAGAAAAATATAATAAGGTGCCAATGATGGCAGATTGGGGAAGGAACTTCCTTTATATGCATCATGTGACTCCGGATGGCCCTAGCTTCAAACAGAAAGAAGAAGAATTCATCAAGTTGCCACAGATTACGGATGTGGATGTAGATGGTTCAGGTAGATTATACCTATCTGCATGGGATGGTGCGGGCTATTCAGGTAATCCTGATAAAGGTTATATCGTTCGTGTTGTACCTCAAGGTTGGACTTACAAAGCCTTTCCAGAAATCAAGAATGCTTCTGTAGCTGAATTGAAGGAACTGTTGAAGTCTGGAAGTTCTACGATTAGGTTATATGCTTCCCAAGAATTGGTAGCAAGAGCATCTGATGAAGCTGCTACTGCAGCATTGGAGACTGCTCAAGACAAGAATTTGCCATTGAGCAGCCGAGTGGCTGGTATTTATACTTATGCACAGGTAGCTAAAGGAAAAGGCGTTACAGCTTTGCTAGACCTTGCTAAGGAAGCAACCGTTAGGGAATTTGCATACCGTGCCTTGACAGACCGTTTGTCTACAGTGGACCAAGTGCCTACAGATCCTTTTGTTGAAGGGTTGAAAGATCCATCGGTTAGGGTTCAGGCCGTTTCTGCTGTTTCATTAGGTAGATTGGGTCGACCAGAAGTGGCCAATTCATTGCTACAAGTGGCTGTACCAGCATCGTTCATTGCTCCTGCAAAAGGAAAGGAAGGTCCTCATGATGTTCCTAACTCAGCAATTATTCTCCCTCATTTGGCCGTAAAAGCATTGGTTCGCTTGAATGCCGTAAATCCTGCCGTAGGATTTTTGAGCACAGAGAGTCCTGATCTGGCATTATGGGCATTGCGCTATATGCATGATCCAAGAGCCGTAGAAGGATTGATCGCTGCATATGGAAAAACAAAGGATCAAAAATTAAAGGATAAAATCCTGGTTACCCTTGCCAGGTTGTATAAAAAAGAAGCGGATTATGATGCTTCTTGGTGGTGGGGAACCCGTCCGGATTCGCATGGTCCATATTATAAAGCCGTTGATTGGGCATCATCACCGGTTATCGAAAAATTCCTGGTTGCTGAGGGAGCAAAAAGCAGTAGTTCCAAAAAACAGTATTTTGCTGACCTAAATGAAAAATTCAGGATGGAGATTGCTGCATTTGATATTGTAGAACCTAAGGCAATTGCTGAAAAACAGCCTACAGAGAAGAAAGTTGACCTAGAGAAAATCAAGAACCAAAAAGGACAGGTAGGTAAAACTTCTATCGAAGAGGTAATGATAGCACTACGTAAAGTAAAGGGAGATCCTACGAAAGGTAAAGCTTTGTTTAACAAACAAGGTTGCCATGCTTGTCACAGTGTCAATAAAGGCGAGGCTATGAAGGGACCATTTATGGGACAGATCGGTGGTATCATGAACCGTGAGCAGATTGCCGAATCGATCTTGAGACCTAATGCATCAATTTCCCAAGGATTCTCCACTGTCTTGGTAACGACTAAGGACAAGAAGAATTTCATGGGTTTTGTGACCCAGGAGACTGCAAGCAAGCTTGTACTGAGAGATATTGCCGGGAATGTGAATACCATCAACAAAAGCAATGTGGCAAGTAGAAAAGAAATGCCGAATTCTATGATGCCGGCCGGTTTGGCAAATTCATTGACTTTGGAAGAGTTTGCATCGCTGGTATCTTTCTTAGAAAAACAGAAATAA
- a CDS encoding RNA methyltransferase, with product MSNILPNSLIKRLGINPFFDEDAFKAAHESGEKLTSIRLNPKKPTELDFELADRIPWCENGYYLNERPKFTLDPLFHAGCYYVQEASSMFVSHILKELKLRERDIKALDLCAAPGGKSTLVNDQISPNSLLVANEIIKSRSVILQENLIRWGFPNVVVTNNDPSAFRRLPGFFDLMLVDAPCSGSGMFRKDEDSIDEWSEANVKLCRERQQRILSEVVSCLSSNGYLLYSTCSYSSEENEDILDWLIEEYNLASIEVPVDPDWGIELTKSEKHKATGYRFYPHKTKGEGFFIGILQVKHIQPTFSTKKMKMEKSPVPKDCLVGWIENDKDFSTLMHNENVHIFPKDLEASLKALQQVLYLKNAGTMVGKWIGKELVPSHDLALSVFRDKNLSSVELSLLDAQDFLRKEQLDIELFNGVKKGWCLINYEGVSLGWVKVLGNRINNYYPREVRIANL from the coding sequence ATGAGTAATATTCTCCCGAATTCCTTAATAAAAAGATTAGGTATAAATCCATTTTTTGACGAAGACGCCTTTAAAGCCGCACATGAAAGCGGGGAAAAACTCACCTCCATACGCTTAAATCCTAAAAAACCCACAGAATTAGACTTTGAACTTGCCGACCGGATCCCCTGGTGTGAAAATGGGTATTATCTGAATGAACGTCCAAAATTTACCTTGGACCCCTTATTTCATGCGGGCTGTTATTATGTGCAGGAAGCATCATCTATGTTTGTCAGTCATATCTTGAAGGAACTAAAACTTCGGGAAAGGGACATCAAGGCCTTAGATCTATGTGCAGCACCAGGAGGGAAATCTACCTTGGTCAATGATCAGATCAGTCCCAATAGCTTATTGGTAGCAAATGAAATCATAAAGAGTAGATCCGTCATCCTACAGGAAAACCTGATACGTTGGGGGTTCCCAAATGTTGTGGTGACCAATAACGATCCTTCAGCTTTCAGAAGGTTGCCAGGGTTCTTCGATCTAATGCTGGTGGATGCCCCTTGTTCGGGTTCAGGCATGTTTCGAAAAGATGAAGATAGTATTGATGAATGGTCAGAAGCGAATGTAAAGCTCTGCAGGGAGAGGCAACAAAGGATTTTATCTGAAGTTGTATCTTGTTTGAGCAGCAATGGCTATTTACTGTATTCTACCTGTTCTTATTCTTCTGAGGAAAATGAAGATATTTTGGATTGGCTGATCGAAGAATATAACCTTGCTAGCATAGAAGTTCCGGTTGATCCTGATTGGGGAATAGAACTGACCAAATCTGAAAAACATAAGGCCACTGGCTATCGTTTTTATCCGCATAAAACTAAGGGAGAAGGATTTTTCATTGGCATCCTGCAAGTAAAGCATATCCAGCCTACATTCTCGACCAAGAAGATGAAAATGGAGAAATCTCCAGTTCCTAAAGACTGCCTAGTTGGATGGATTGAAAATGACAAGGACTTTTCCACATTAATGCACAATGAAAATGTCCACATTTTTCCGAAAGACTTGGAAGCCAGCTTAAAGGCTTTACAACAGGTCCTTTACCTCAAAAATGCAGGAACAATGGTAGGAAAGTGGATAGGAAAGGAGCTTGTTCCATCCCATGATCTGGCATTGAGTGTTTTTAGAGATAAAAATCTGTCTTCAGTGGAGCTCTCTTTATTAGATGCTCAGGATTTCCTAAGAAAGGAACAGTTGGACATTGAATTGTTCAATGGGGTGAAAAAAGGCTGGTGCTTGATTAATTATGAGGGGGTTTCTTTAGGCTGGGTAAAGGTTTTGGGAAATCGTATCAATAATTACTACCCAAGGGAAGTTAGGATAGCAAATCTATAA